In one Myxococcus xanthus genomic region, the following are encoded:
- the sitA6 gene encoding SitA6 family polymorphic toxin lipoprotein, with product MRTFLVSAFSVLALSFLGCSNAARMPAPEAWESAEEMCTTADDAHCGSLLCHGDACGLYRCEDVPGAVELARFPPARPPAAAAAPGRGPRRNWGGGQNLPRGAVMVFPNWNGAAGWVVPPSRGLTAGRWEKHHIFPQARDLAEWFRDRGLRIHDYTLPIPRDIHQRIHKGGESGGAWNRAWREFRLRNENASPEEIFKHAGELIYRFQLMGGPIRAYHSKPGT from the coding sequence ATGCGGACATTTCTGGTCTCTGCATTCTCGGTGCTCGCGCTGTCTTTTCTGGGGTGCTCCAACGCCGCGAGGATGCCCGCGCCCGAGGCGTGGGAGTCCGCGGAGGAGATGTGCACCACCGCAGATGATGCCCATTGCGGCTCACTGCTGTGTCATGGCGACGCGTGCGGACTCTATCGCTGCGAAGACGTGCCTGGAGCTGTGGAACTGGCGCGATTCCCGCCTGCGCGTCCTCCCGCGGCGGCTGCGGCGCCTGGGCGCGGTCCCCGAAGGAATTGGGGAGGAGGCCAGAACCTTCCACGGGGCGCCGTCATGGTGTTCCCCAACTGGAACGGCGCTGCCGGCTGGGTGGTGCCACCTTCACGTGGGCTCACAGCCGGGCGGTGGGAGAAGCACCACATCTTCCCCCAGGCCAGAGACCTGGCGGAGTGGTTCAGGGATAGAGGGCTCAGGATTCACGACTACACACTTCCGATTCCTCGAGACATTCATCAGCGGATTCACAAAGGGGGAGAGAGTGGCGGGGCATGGAACCGAGCCTGGCGCGAGTTCAGACTCCGCAACGAGAACGCAAGCCCCGAGGAGATCTTCAAGCACGCCGGCGAACTCATCTACCGCTTCCAGCTCATGGGCGGGCCCATTCGCGCCTACCATTCCAAGCCAGGTACTTGA
- a CDS encoding M50 family metallopeptidase: MRTASGAQLDFGRLALLALMLGVGWYFWDSPALWPMKVLVVMMHESGHALATLLVGGSVDRIHLAANESGSCLSRLPPGLFAKVAVYSGGYLGSAVAGAGLMLATFRFRLRRWVLGTASVWLTVMGLVYAGDGFTLLFCLGTAVVLALGAKFLPDGVVDALNLFIAAFTALYALFDLRSDLWNSAVRSQSDAALLADLTYVPAVVWAALWSLIAIGLLAVAAYTSLHARPKGLQMPSITARARRV; the protein is encoded by the coding sequence ATGCGGACCGCCAGCGGTGCACAGCTCGATTTCGGCCGGTTGGCCTTGCTCGCCCTCATGCTGGGGGTGGGCTGGTATTTCTGGGATTCACCCGCCCTGTGGCCCATGAAGGTGCTGGTGGTGATGATGCACGAGAGCGGGCACGCCCTGGCGACGCTGCTGGTGGGCGGCTCCGTGGACCGCATCCACCTGGCGGCCAACGAGTCGGGCTCCTGCCTGTCTCGCCTGCCGCCCGGGCTGTTCGCCAAGGTGGCCGTCTACTCGGGGGGGTACCTGGGCAGCGCGGTGGCGGGCGCGGGGCTGATGCTGGCCACCTTCCGCTTCCGGCTCCGCCGCTGGGTGCTGGGCACCGCCAGCGTGTGGCTCACCGTCATGGGCCTGGTGTACGCGGGGGACGGCTTCACCCTGCTCTTCTGCCTGGGCACGGCCGTGGTGCTGGCCCTGGGCGCGAAGTTCCTGCCGGATGGGGTGGTTGACGCGCTGAACCTGTTCATCGCGGCCTTCACGGCGCTGTATGCGCTGTTCGACTTGCGCTCGGACTTGTGGAACAGCGCGGTGCGCTCGCAGAGTGACGCGGCGCTCCTGGCGGACCTCACCTACGTGCCCGCCGTGGTGTGGGCGGCGCTGTGGTCGCTGATCGCCATCGGACTGCTGGCGGTGGCGGCGTACACGTCCCTGCACGCCAGGCCCAAGGGGCTCCAGATGCCTTCCATCACGGCGCGGGCGCGACGGGTGTAG
- a CDS encoding S46 family peptidase, which produces MKKTLLLLSLVAAPALAGEGKWTPQQVLELDPAWLRAQGLQVSPKKLWDPKRGTGLLAGAVNVGGCSGAFIAASGLVITNHHCAFGVIQEHSTPQRDLITQGFLASKREDELPGKGSRVQVPRSFTDVTKTVLAAVPADADDITRYKAIERKQKELVAECEKRPATRCQVATFDGGVNYTLVDAVELTDVRLVYAPPRAVGEYGGEEDNWMWPRHTGDFAILRAYTAPDGTSAPYSDKNVPYKAEFFFPLATQGVKPNDFVMVLGYPGMTYRALLAEEMAERQSRLYPRMRDVFGEAIRILEAEGEKDPAGKIAVASQLKGLHNVYKNSGGQLAGLKRGHIVEKQREAEAAVAVWAKKAGAKWQPALDARAALLVEQSAIAKSFDREFLLAASSRLARGPALAVVVSRLAAERAKPDLERRPEYMEREHVRIKDRLERDQKNLFLPAERQLLLAFVRRAQALGAEERIAAVDKHFGKTFSEKDVLAKIDAMYAGSKVLTLDERMKMATESVGQLEARKDPLLAFGLDLAKEQAALDEVKDKRQGAALRLRPEWRKAVLAHAGKPVAPDANSTLRVSFAKVQGYAPRDGAIYTPQTTLSGMLAKHTGEEPFDVPEKVSKVAEAKRFGAWQDKKLKDIPVNFLSDADTTGGNSGSPTVNGKGQLVGVNFDRVWENVANDFGYNPDVARNVNVDVRYILWMLDQVEDADVLLRELGVRKGPPVAGETR; this is translated from the coding sequence ATGAAGAAGACGCTCCTCCTTCTGTCGCTCGTGGCTGCCCCCGCTCTGGCCGGGGAAGGCAAGTGGACTCCCCAGCAGGTCCTGGAGCTGGACCCGGCGTGGCTACGCGCCCAGGGCCTCCAGGTCTCCCCCAAGAAGCTCTGGGACCCGAAGCGTGGCACGGGCCTGCTTGCGGGCGCGGTCAACGTCGGCGGGTGCTCGGGCGCGTTCATCGCCGCCTCGGGGTTGGTCATCACCAACCACCACTGTGCCTTCGGCGTCATCCAGGAGCACAGCACGCCGCAGCGCGACCTCATCACCCAGGGCTTCCTCGCCTCCAAGCGCGAGGACGAACTGCCCGGCAAGGGCTCGCGCGTCCAGGTCCCGCGCAGCTTCACCGATGTGACGAAGACGGTGCTCGCCGCGGTGCCCGCGGACGCGGACGACATCACGCGCTACAAGGCCATCGAGCGGAAGCAGAAGGAGCTGGTCGCCGAGTGCGAGAAGCGCCCCGCCACCCGCTGCCAGGTGGCCACCTTCGATGGCGGCGTCAACTACACGCTGGTGGATGCGGTGGAGCTCACCGACGTGCGGCTCGTCTACGCGCCGCCGCGCGCGGTGGGTGAGTACGGCGGCGAGGAGGACAACTGGATGTGGCCGCGCCACACCGGTGACTTCGCCATCCTTCGTGCGTACACCGCGCCGGACGGCACCTCCGCGCCGTACAGCGACAAGAACGTCCCCTACAAGGCGGAATTCTTCTTCCCGCTGGCCACCCAGGGCGTGAAGCCCAACGACTTCGTCATGGTGCTGGGCTACCCGGGCATGACGTACCGCGCGCTGCTCGCGGAGGAGATGGCCGAGCGCCAGTCCCGCCTCTACCCGCGCATGCGCGACGTGTTCGGCGAGGCCATCCGCATCCTCGAAGCGGAAGGGGAGAAGGACCCCGCGGGCAAGATTGCCGTCGCCTCGCAGCTCAAGGGCCTGCACAACGTCTACAAGAACTCGGGCGGTCAGCTCGCCGGCCTGAAGCGCGGCCACATCGTGGAGAAGCAGCGCGAGGCGGAAGCCGCCGTCGCGGTGTGGGCCAAGAAGGCGGGCGCGAAGTGGCAGCCGGCGCTGGACGCGCGGGCCGCGCTGCTCGTCGAACAGTCCGCCATCGCGAAGTCCTTCGACCGTGAGTTCCTCCTGGCCGCATCGTCGCGCCTGGCGCGGGGCCCGGCCCTGGCGGTGGTGGTGTCGCGGCTGGCCGCGGAGCGCGCGAAGCCGGACCTGGAGCGCCGCCCGGAGTACATGGAGCGCGAGCACGTCCGCATCAAGGACCGGCTGGAGCGCGACCAGAAGAACCTGTTCCTCCCCGCCGAGCGTCAGCTGCTGCTGGCCTTCGTGCGCCGCGCGCAGGCGCTGGGCGCCGAGGAGCGCATCGCCGCGGTGGACAAGCACTTCGGCAAGACGTTCTCGGAGAAGGACGTCCTGGCGAAGATTGACGCCATGTACGCGGGCTCCAAGGTGCTGACGCTGGACGAGCGCATGAAGATGGCCACCGAGTCGGTGGGCCAGCTCGAGGCGCGCAAGGATCCGCTGCTCGCGTTCGGCCTGGACCTGGCGAAGGAGCAGGCCGCGCTGGACGAGGTGAAGGACAAGCGCCAGGGCGCCGCGCTGCGGTTGCGGCCGGAGTGGCGCAAGGCGGTGCTGGCGCACGCGGGCAAGCCGGTGGCCCCCGACGCCAACAGCACGCTGCGCGTCAGCTTCGCCAAGGTGCAGGGCTACGCGCCGCGGGACGGCGCCATCTACACGCCGCAGACGACGCTGTCGGGCATGCTGGCCAAGCACACCGGCGAGGAGCCCTTCGACGTGCCGGAGAAGGTCTCCAAGGTCGCCGAGGCGAAGCGCTTTGGCGCGTGGCAGGACAAGAAGCTGAAGGACATCCCGGTGAACTTCCTGTCGGACGCGGACACCACCGGCGGCAACTCCGGCAGCCCCACCGTCAACGGCAAGGGCCAGCTCGTGGGCGTCAACTTCGACCGCGTCTGGGAGAACGTGGCCAACGACTTCGGCTACAACCCGGACGTGGCTCGCAACGTCAACGTGGACGTGCGCTACATCCTCTGGATGCTGGACCAGGTGGAGGACGCGGACGTGCTGCTGCGCGAGCTGGGCGTGCGCAAGGGCCCGCCGGTGGCGGGGGAGACGCGCTGA
- the sitI6 gene encoding SitI6 family double-CXXCG motif immunity protein, which yields MMRFFWIREERTPSFNGSFDATHKWRLPGVKCDACGVTWGGAGHQYPGVDLSHVPERSRFVRPWPVPVSELAQLRALVRPWVPPGVPLPPGTHLGPLEGTASGRFGPLTSQGDILWVVRRDALERLQAEGVRGLLGCKTELRFRQKEPPELLELQIEPRGRLHADCLPSDLAPPCDACGRVTLRLPDAPLLDAASLPIDRDVFRVGDYATVIVCTERFMETVRQLGLEGMAFREIPTRG from the coding sequence ATGATGCGGTTCTTCTGGATACGCGAGGAGCGGACTCCGTCCTTCAACGGCAGCTTCGACGCCACACACAAGTGGCGCCTGCCCGGCGTGAAGTGCGATGCCTGTGGAGTCACGTGGGGTGGGGCCGGGCACCAGTACCCAGGGGTGGACCTGTCTCACGTGCCCGAGCGGTCACGCTTCGTGCGCCCCTGGCCTGTTCCCGTTTCGGAGCTCGCGCAACTGCGAGCGCTGGTTCGCCCCTGGGTGCCCCCTGGCGTGCCACTTCCGCCAGGCACGCATCTGGGGCCTCTTGAAGGCACAGCCTCTGGGCGATTCGGCCCACTGACGTCACAGGGGGATATTCTGTGGGTCGTGCGACGGGATGCCCTCGAGCGGCTTCAAGCCGAAGGCGTCAGGGGGCTGCTCGGCTGCAAGACGGAATTGAGGTTTCGCCAGAAGGAGCCGCCGGAGTTGCTGGAACTCCAAATCGAACCGCGCGGCCGACTCCATGCGGACTGCCTTCCCTCCGACCTCGCTCCACCATGCGACGCCTGCGGCCGGGTCACGCTTCGATTGCCGGACGCGCCCCTTCTCGACGCAGCATCCCTGCCCATCGACCGCGATGTCTTCCGCGTAGGGGACTACGCCACCGTCATCGTTTGCACTGAACGGTTCATGGAGACAGTGCGCCAGCTCGGTCTGGAAGGAATGGCCTTTCGCGAGATTCCCACAC